In the Pongo abelii isolate AG06213 chromosome 9, NHGRI_mPonAbe1-v2.0_pri, whole genome shotgun sequence genome, tgtcttcaaataaatgggtttttaaaaatattttgtctagaTTTTATCATTGTTATCTGCTGCTGGTGGTTgcttggggaggagagagggaaggaggaagggttaGTACAACAAAGCTATTCTTCCATTACTGGAAGCCAGAACTTTATTGTCCCTTTTACACagtaggaaactgaggcccagagaaccAATGTGACTGGCCCAAAGTCTTGTGGCTAATAATCAACTTCAATATCCAAGTCTTGCTATCATTGATTGATGGGGGCAGGTGatcctctgatttttttctatctcGAAATGCCTCCATCTACCTCTCTCTTCTCACCCCTCAGACAGATTTACCCTGGATCTTGTGTGAAGTGTGAACACCTTACTAACTGTCCATTCACAAACTGCACTTGCCTTTTTCTTCAGTTGTCAGTACAACTGATGGGGCATGATGGTGGCTGTTGGCCATACAGATGCTGGGTAAGACCCATGGTAGGGATAGTGATGCTACCAGTAGCACCCTGGCCATAGCAGGGAGTTGATTACCAATTGTACTGGGAAGGCAGAGAGGGGTACTGTAAACAGGATCTTGGGCCATGAGTGTTGAGTTTGGTCCTGAATCTGCTGCATAATCATTATGAGACCTGATACAATTCTAATTATCACTCTAAACGTCAGTTTCTTATGTGTGTAGTTGAATGATAATTCACAGTAGTATGGTGTTGTTCTGAAGATCAAACAGAGGAGCATATATGGTTTGTAAACTAAAGTTCACAAATATGAGTCCTCCTAGTTGTTATCAGTGCCTGGTGAGGATGGCGGACAGTAAACCTGGCCACATAGGCACAGCGGTTATTGCCAGCAACCGGGGCAGAGGGAAGCCTCCGGGGTAATTCTCTGAGAGTTAAACTGGGTAGTGAAACCCACACAGGAAGGGTATAGAGGTGGCCCAAGAGACTATCCGTAAATTTGAAGCTGAAAAGATTTAGAAACGTCCAAGTTTAGTCACAGCGACGAGGGTGTATACAGACAGACAGGACTGGTCTGTGATCATAACTGGAAATAAGAAGCCCAAGCGTTTGAGCCCTGTTTGGTCATCAAAAAGTGATGGCTGGCAGGAAGCCAGATAAAGGGACGGAATGTTTCCATGCGATCCCGCAGTTCCTGGGGGAGCCCTACCGCATATCTGGTGAACAGGGACACTTCAGGCACCAGCGAGGCATGTTCTGTTGGAGGACAGGGAACTTCAGGGGGCCTCCCTGAGAACTTCCGGTGACACTTCACAAGGATGGATGAACCATCATTTGTTCTGAATCCAAGCCCACTGAGGAGCCAGGAGACCTAGTTAGCATCCCAGAGAAGCATCATATTTAGCAGACCCGCGTATTGCACACTCTTTCCATTCATCACAGTCACAGCTAACATGCTTGGCACAGGCACCGTTCTAgcacgtgtgtgtgtctgccaAATATTTGTGAGGATGTCTCACAATAGCTCTGTGAGAACCTTACATACTACATTGACGTTATGCTTTCTTTTCAGTCTCCTGGAAGTTTGTTTATCATTAATCAGTTTCCCGAAGACAGACTGCCCCTGACTCTACAGACAGAAGCAAGCTTCGAGGTCTGAAAGCAATGAACGAACTACAGATTGTGGCGACCCCAGCCACCACATACACACTCTCGGGGGCTGCTCCCTTTTGAGGGCCTGACGTGGGGTCCAGGCAGGCACCCGACTGGACGTCTCTACATTGGCCGTGGACATAGTGGTGCTAGTGATGGTCACAGCTTACCCATGATGTGGCACATCTGGTGGGAGCCTCAGGCCGGGAACAtcctggggtggggaagggatcTCTGCGAAGGGAGGGGTGTCTGCAGTCCAACAAGTGATGGCCTGGGGCGGCTTCAGGGAGTAGGGAGGGGCTGGACCGATGCCCGAATCCCACATATATGTGTAACGCATTGGAGTCTGCACTTGCGTGACCCTGTCACCATCACCTCCTGGACTTCTCAGGAGTCTCCTGATTGCTCTCCGTAGGGCAACTCCAGCTCACTCCAAGTCACCCTCCACCCAGCAGCCAGAGGGATCTTTCCGACCATAAATTCCCTCTCGCCACCACCTCCCTCCTTCGCACCCTGCCCAAGTCCCTTCAgtagagagacccaggcctggagACGGTACAAAGCCCTGCAAAGTCTGGTCCCACCGCGGCACCCTCGGAGCCCAGCGCGGAGAGGGCGCTTACTGCGTGAGCGACCGTCGTTCCCCGCGACTCAGCCTAGCGGCATCCGCACACCCTCCTAGCCTAGGAAGCGCATCGAGGGAGCCCGCTCAAGCTGAAGCGCTGCACGAGCTATGTCTTCCTTCTCTCCGCCGCGAATGCGGGCAGGATGCGAGCAAAAGACCCGGCAAAGGGGGCGCCGAGGGGGCGCAGTCGGGGCGCTGAGCGGGCCCAGAGGGGCATGGAGAGGAACGCGGAAGGTACGCGGTCGAGGCGGGGAGGTGGCGCGGAGCGGGACATGGGGAGCGGGACATGGGGAGCGACCCGAGGGGCTCGCGGACGGGGCTCGCGGAACGGGGCTCGCGGAACGGGGCTCGCGGAACGGGGCTCGCGGAACGGGGCTCGCGGAACGGGAGCGCGCCCCCGTGTGGCCAGGCCAGGAGGCGCCACGGCCGGGGCCGTGGGGGCAGTGGGAAGCGCTCAGCGTCCGGGCTCTCAGCGTTCCCTGGCCTGCCCCGGCTCGCTCGGCTTTTGATGGCTGCTTCCGCTCCCCATAAAGACCTGTTTCATGGCCAACGCCGGCATGGGCTTTACGTCTGCCCTCGGGCTCCCTGCAGGCTGCAGAGGGCAGCGGTGAAATCCCCTGTCCGGCCAGGCTGTTCTTGCTCTAAAGGGAGGCCCAGGGAGTGTGTGCGGGCGGCGTGCTCCGTGCTGGGCTCTGTGCCGAGCCCTATTCATTGCATATCCCAGTTTCTGCCTCTGGGTGCGTTTCCCTGGCCCTGGCCACTTCCCCTCTTTGAGCGTGGGCACTGTGTTTATTAGTTCATTTCCCATCCCCACACCAAgcactgcctggcacagagcaggcgcTCAGCAAAGGCTTGCGGGATGCGCAGACCAGCTCATTTAATGCTTGCAGGTGCCCTCTGCGGTGAGCATTACTATTTCCACCATCCTCATGAGGGATCTGGAATCCGCGGGGGTCGCTTGCCCAGGATCGTGCAGCCTGTGGAAGGCAGCAGGCGCCAGGATGCGGAATGGATTGAATGAGCTTCTCGGGGGATTCCCTGAGCTTGGTGAACGGAGAGCCCACCCTGACGGTCGGGCCTAACCCCACCGCCAATAGCAGAGCAGCCCTAGGTGGAAGTGGGTTGCCTGTGCCTGGCACTGGGAGCGGCAGAGGCGGCCGCCGCTGTGGAAGTAGCGCCCGCAGTGCCGAGCTCCTGTGCCTGGGAGGACGCGGGCACTGGGCGACCCGCAGTCGGGGCTGCCCCCAGGCAGGGCTCCCTGGCTTTCTCACAGCGCGGCTCGCGGGAAACGACGCTGCCCCATGGCACAGTGAAGTAAGGCGATGGCTGTTCTCAGCCAGAGGccgggctgggggagggggccagAGATGCCCCGGGAGCCCCTGGACCCTCTGGAGggtcgggtgggggaggggagatctCTGTCTTGACCACACACTTGTAACCCGTTCTTGGCACACCGGGATACCTTGCCTGCAGGTAGTGCTCTGCTCTCGGGGAGAGGGCACAACGTCTAATCCTCTGACCGAGGCTCTCTGCCTCTCACAAGAAGCCCCCAACACACTGGTTTTCCTCACAGCCTGCCCCAACTGCTCATCGGAACCTGGAGCCCCCTTCCCTGCCCCAACTGTCCCTCCGCAGACCCTATTACCCTACTTTCTATCGAGCCCAATTGCCCTATCCTTTATACAGGCTGTCGGGGGCAATGGTGGTGAGCATGGGCTGTGGAGTcagattgcctgggttcaaatcctggctctgccatcttttgactgtgtgaccttgggccagtttctttatttctctgcctcagttttctcatctgtaaaattgacaGAATGATGGTATCTATCTTATAGAGTGGCTGTGAGGGTAGCGGGCACACTGCCACAGGCACAATGAACGTCAGCTCTTGTTGCCAACctccccccacaacacacacagctTAGTAACTCTACCTTCACCCAACACATAACACCTAGCTTGTCCCTCATAATGAGCTCTCAGCCTAAATCAGTGCCCTCAGCAAACCTGTGGTGCAGAGCACGTGGTAGAGTAGACAAGATCCTGGGGAAGACTCACACTCCACAGAGGCAGCACTGGCTGCAGCTGGGATTAGGCCCAGATATTTAAGAGCCGAGGACTAAGCAATGCCTGCATTGCCTGCTATGTGCATATGTCCAGCAGGACAGCAGTGTCAGGCCACTGGTCAGTGGGGACCAGCCTCTGAGCTGGTCATCCGAACACCCTAGGAAAGAGTCCACCCCGTCCTTCATGTTCTGTCACTGCTTGGCCTAGCTAAGCCAAGTGCCTGGGCCCAAGCCCCACCGTGGAGATGGTGGCTGGAGCAATGTCCGAGGTCACAGATGGAGGAACGCGACCTCCAGCCCAATCTCGACTCTGCTCTTTGCCAGTTCAATTTTGCCCAAGTCACTTGGGTTCTCCAAGCCTATGATCTCCTCTTTAAAATGAAGGGGGAGCTGGGCAAGgcggttcaggcctgtaatcccagtactttgggaggctgagacaggaggatcacataaggccaggaattcaagaccagcctgagtaacatgatgagacccccatctctacaaaaaaaaaaaaaaaaaaaacaaaaaaaaaactgtttttttttgtttgtttttgtttttgtttttaattagcagggcatggtggtgtgtttctgtagtcccagctactcaggaggctgaggcgggaggatcagttgaacctaggagttcaagaccagcctggacaacacagcagaccccatctttataaaatatattcaataaaatgaAAGGGAGACAGTCCATCTCTATTCCAGGTGCTTGGTCCTGGGGGAAGGTAGGGGAAGGGGCAGAGAAGGAAGCAGGAGAGGCAGCACCAACACCTCTTCCCACCTGTGGGAGGTTCTGCTCTCTCATTGGCTGAAGCTGGGCTTGCCAGAAAGTCAGATGTGGCCAGTCATCTCTCTTGCCCCACCTGAGGTGAGCTCTAACTGTACCTTCTCCATCTCAGAAATAAACGTGGCCTTTGAGTGGGGACACTCAACAGTCAACTTCCTTGCTCCCCATGAGGCAGAATTGCAGAAACGTAGATTCAATCCCTGCTGCACCAGTCCCTTACTAACTATGTGACACTGGACAAGATGTAGCCTCTCTAGCAGTGGCCAACTTTGTTTGGCTCTTATTACACACCAGGCCCTTGGGCAAGAACTTGCCCCCATCCctgcaacaaccctatgaagtagccCATCTCACAggcaagaaaactgaggttccaaGAGGTTATGTAAGTTGCCACCatcacacagctggcaagtggGAGAGCTAGAAGGTGGATGGTGGCGGAGTCTGGGCATTGGCACGTCAccctcccagagcactgggatgGGGAAAGGAGGTCTCTGGAAAGTCTCTGTCCAGCACAGATGGGAACTCAACGCTggttctgggttttttgttgcaTCCCCTTTCGGAGGGAACCAAACTGTGATTCCTCGATCTCACCACAGGGTGTCTCCACGCCACTACTCAACCAGCCACCCGATGCCCGGGCTACCTTTGGCGCAGCCCTTCCTCCTGCGGGACTGGCTGCAGCCCTCCTGCTCCTGTGTGGCCTGTTTGCGCCTGTCTTGTCTTCAGTGGGGACAGGCTCTGACTCCTCTGGGAAGCGTGAGGGCTGTCACTGACCTGCACCCCCTGCCTTGTGGGGTTCAGCCGAGTGGCATGGAACAGAAGTGCTGCTTTCCACGTGGCGTCTTCTCTGCCTCCCCCAAGTTCCCCCACACTGTCCTGTGTCAAGAGTCACAACCAGAGCCTCAGTCTCCAGAAGTCACGGCAACAGAGCTGTGGGGAGATCCCACGCCCTCCCATGGGGGGCCTTAACCTGCCTGGAGAGAGGGGCTCATGCCACCTGCGTGGGGCCCCTCCCCAGTCTGGCTTGGTAACTGCAGACCTCCGTATTGCTTCCTCTTCTCTGCAGCCCATGCTGCCGTGAATGTCCCCGCGTGAGAGTCCTTAGAAGGGGAGTAATTACCTCCTTTTGGAAGTTTCAATGAGACCATGTAGGTAAAAAACATCTTGCAAGCTCTTTACTGAAATGTTGCTTGCCAAAAATTGGGAAATGGGGGCAAGGTCAAATGACTGTCCCAAAGCCACTCAGCAAGTCAGCGGTGGCCACAGGCTCCTGATCCCAATCTAGCGATTCTCCCAAGAAATCACACTTGACTTTGGGGTGGCCTCCTCTGTGTGAACCTAGTCCAGGGCGTTGAAAGGGCACAGAACAGAGatcctggggaggaggaggaagctgggGATAAAGGAGTTAAGGGAGCCTGCAGCCGGGATGGCTGAAGGCTATTAACAGACCAGTATGAGAGGATGAGGCCAGCGAGGGGCCTGGCTTTGATTAGGCCCCCAAGGCCATCTGGAGAACCAGACACTGGAGATGGGTTGGTTTTATGGGGGCAGATGGCATAAATTATAGGGGCGTTAATGGGTCAGAGGGGTTCCTCCCACAGTGCTTCTGAAAGGGGTTGCATAGGGGGGTCCTCTTCCCTAGCAGCCTGGGCCAATCCCATCTGCTCCAGCCTCTGCTGTGTCTTCCCGCCTGCAGTACAATACTCTCCATAGGAACTGCCCCCGGAGGCATCTGAGAGCATGCTCCAGCACTCAAAGGAAAGAGAGACCCTCTGCTGCCTAGACAGGAGCCACATCAGGACGGTGGTACTGCCTGGAGCCATCATATGATGGGCGACCCAACATCTGGCTCAACAAATCCTCAACAGCCAGCCAATTGAGAATGGTCGTGTCCCATTTGTCTCCAAGCCAATTGCAGGACTTGAACAGTCATCAGATCACACCCTCAATGGTGAGGGGCTTGGTGACCATCCTGTCCAAACACTTCAACAGAAGCCTAGGGCTACACAGCTAACTGACCTCAGGGCTGGACTTGAACCCTAGACTCCTCACACTTGAGCCAGTACATTTTCATGACCACTCGCCATCATCACACAGCCTCTCTGGATCTCAGTCTTTTCATCTAACAATTACTGTttggcctccctcccagctgaagtggaatgaaacgtcggCTGCAAAAGGCTTTGAAAAGTTAAAACCACAGCACAAGTGATTGCAGCATTATTGCAGTTTTGTGAGCAGAAGTTGGGGAGCCCATGGAGTTTCCCAGGAATGGCCCAGTGGTTCTGCTCCGTGGAGGAGTCCAGCTGACATCCCTGGCCCTCACAGGCCCTCTTCATTTCAGCTCTGCTCAGGGACTCAGGTAGTGCTCAGCCTGAGCACACATCATTAGGAGGGTGGGtcattctgaaaacaaaaacctctCTTTGTGCTTCCCAAAGCCCATCAAAAATGATTTTCAGTCACCCCACTGGGGGAGTTATCCCCATCATTGTATCCCATTCTTGCAAAGGATAGGAAGTGGGGAGCAGGGATGGAGAGTTGACAACCAATTCTTCCACCACTTTATATATAATCTTAGCTAGTCAGAAAACAACCTAAACAATGTCTAGCAAACTCGAGGTACATATCTCAAATGCAGCAATTTCTCTTCTAGAAATCTACCCCTCAGTTATATTAGCACAGATGTCTTTGTACAAGATTGTTCATTGCAGCTTTGTTTGTAGTAACAAAGACTGGAAGCAACCTAATTATCTATCATTAGGGGATGGAGCAAATAAATTGTGGTACCCATACTATATAACACCAGGCAAAGAATGAAGTAGATTTATAAGCATATACAAATGCAGTCGATTTATGTAAGGATCTGCAGGATATATTGTTAAAAACAAGTCGTATATGGAACAGTGGAGATACTATGTTCCTGTTTATGCCCAAGAAAAGAAGGTACATGTAAAGCATAAGAAATTTCTGAGTGATACACAAATTCTGTTCATAGTAGTTGCCTCCAGGTTGAGAGACAGGTGGCTTCCGGTAAAGAGGGACTTACTTTTCATTATATTCCTACTTTAGCATATGTATTTGTTCCACTTTTTCAGTTAAATGGAGAgcgagagttaaaaaaaaaaaaaagaagtcagtctAGAAAAATAACTGCTTGAATGTAACCACATTTCTGCACTCCATCCACCTTCTGCCTTCCAACTCTTGCCCCTGCTCCCTTGCACAGCTCTGACCCACTCCAGCCAGTAAGCCTCAGCTTTCACCATAGCCACAAGCCTTGGGGGAAACTGCCCTTCATTCTGCAAGGACTGAGGCCTCCCTGTCATGCCCAGCTGCAGGAAGACTCAAGGATTACTATACGAGGATCTCAAATGCTTGGAAAAGGGGTGTTACCCCAGGTGACGCCCTTTGTACAAGCCAAGGGGCTTGGTTTCCTATTAA is a window encoding:
- the LOC100456881 gene encoding uncharacterized protein LOC100456881, whose product is MSFSGDSLSLVNGEPTLTVGPNPTANSRAALGGSGLPVPGTGSGRGGRRCGSSARSAELLCLGGRGHWATRSRGCPQAGLPGFLTARLAGNDAAPWHSEVRRWLFSARGRAGGGGQRCPGSPWTLWRVGWGRGDLCLDHTLVTRSWHTGIPCLQVVLCSRGEGTTSNPLTEALCLSQEAPNTLVFLTACPNCSSEPGAPFPAPTVPPQTLLPYFLSSPIALSFIQAVGGNGGEHGLWSQIAWVQILALPSFDCVTLGQFLYFSASVFSSVKLTE